The following coding sequences are from one Schizosaccharomyces osmophilus chromosome 1, complete sequence window:
- the pat1 gene encoding serine/threonine protein kinase Ran1/Pat1, whose translation MPPAPEARIGETLDDSLQFISVIGVGAYGVVYKAEDLYDGTLYAVKALCKDGLDAKQKLLQSKELYLHARVQSHPNILSLYRVLDTEDTIYVVLQYCPDGDLFTCITEKSLYRGNDLLIKHVFSQLISAVQHCHSVGIYHRDLKPENILVDDEGRTVYLADFGLATTDELSSDYGCGSLFYMSPECQRESSNPNALSSVGYQVYTPLTNESSEKPSSAFGTAPNDVWALGIILINLCCQRNPWKRACSQTDGTYRSYVQNPSTLLTILPISRELNSLLNRIFDRNPKTRIGLLELSTVVSNCKTFTRRMRPAPLVSSKYLAYQRQQQQEIRNLQESNGYVNSAYASNPHIGLPWPPTPHLPNQWKSPYTPTLPVPYPVLTPNSATPSEYKVPITAPLFATDANWPCHNSPGGNYLPPTPVPSQNESDLLGYPAQRAPAVAASPYAAGFVLCPAPPGRSPNVMNAPRKSL comes from the coding sequence ATGATTCCTTGCAATTTATTTCTGTCATTGGCGTTGGTGCATATGGTGTCGTTTACAAAGCAGAAGATCTTTACGATGGTACGCTGTATGCAGTCAAGGCCCTGTGCAAAGACGGCCTAGatgcaaagcaaaaactgTTACAGTCAAAAGAACTATATTTACATGCGCGCGTACAATCTCATCCTAATATTCTGTCTTTATACCGTGTCTTAGACACTGAAGATACAATCTATGTGGTTTTGCAATACTGCCCTGACGGCGACCTATTTACCTGCATCACCGAGAAGAGTCTATACCGCGGCAATGACTTGTTGATAAAACACGTCTTTAGTCAGCTCATCAGCGCTGTGCAACACTGCCACTCCGTTGGCATCTACCATCGTGATTTGAAGCCCGAAAATATCCTCGTAGACGATGAAGGGCGTACGGTTTACTTGGCCGACTTTGGTCTCGCAACCACAGATGAACTCTCAAGTGACTATGGTTGCGGCAGTTTATTTTACATGTCTCCGGAATGTCAGCGTGAGTCGTCCAACCCAAACGCGCTTTCCTCTGTAGGCTATCAAGTTTATACACCATTGACGAACGAGTCATCTGAGAAACCTTCCTCCGCGTTTGGCACGGCACCGAACGATGTATGGGCGCTAGGCATTATACTCATCAATCTGTGTTGCCAAAGAAATCCATGGAAACGTGCATGTTCCCAAACAGATGGCACGTATCGTTCGTACGTGCAAAATCCGTCGACGTTGTTAACCATTCTCCCGATAAGTCGAGAACTGAATTCCTTGTTAAATCGCATATTTGATCGAAACCCAAAAACAAGGATAGGTTTATTGGAGCTTTCAACGGTAGTCAGTAATTGTAAAACGTTTACGCGAAGAATGCGTCCAGCTCCCCTAGTCTCGTCAAAATACCTTGCCTACCAACGTCAACAACAGCAGGAAATTAGAAATTTGCAAGAATCGAATGGCTATGTGAATTCGGCATATGCCTCGAATCCACACATTGGCCTTCCTTGGCCTCCTACACCTCATCTCCCAAATCAATGGAAGTCACCGTACACACCCACACTCCCTGTTCCCTATCCGGTACTGACGCCAAACTCTGCTACCCCTTCCGAATACAAAGTGCCCATTACAGCGCCATTATTTGCAACCGATGCGAATTGGCCTTGTCATAATTCACCAGGTGGAAATTACCTTCCTCCTACACCTGTTCCATCCCAAAATGAATCTGACCTTTTAGGATACCCGGCACAAAGAGCACCTGCGGTAGCCGCTTCTCCGTATGCCGCTGGATTTGTATTGTGTCCAGCGCCGCCGGGTCGAAGCCCGAATGTGATGAATGCACCGCGGAAGTCACTTTGA